From Micromonospora echinospora, one genomic window encodes:
- a CDS encoding DUF485 domain-containing protein gives MSTDTPTPATTNRERYLAVQRSDEFAGLRRALRGFVFPMTVAFFLWYALYVILSAYARGFMGTKLFGTNINVALVFGLLQFVSTFLIAWLYARYADRKIDPVADRIRAEIGEVTRDDDARG, from the coding sequence ATGTCGACGGACACACCCACTCCCGCCACGACGAACCGCGAGCGGTACCTCGCCGTACAACGGTCGGACGAGTTCGCCGGTCTGCGCCGCGCGCTGCGCGGCTTCGTCTTCCCGATGACCGTGGCCTTCTTCCTGTGGTACGCGCTCTACGTGATCCTCTCCGCGTACGCGCGGGGTTTCATGGGCACGAAGCTCTTCGGCACCAACATCAACGTGGCGCTCGTGTTCGGGCTGCTCCAGTTCGTCTCGACGTTCCTGATCGCCTGGCTCTACGCCCGGTACGCCGACCGGAAGATCGATCCGGTCGCCGACCGGATCCGTGCCGAGATCGGGGAGGTGACCCGTGACGACGATGCTCGCGGCTGA
- a CDS encoding SRPBCC family protein: protein MPVVESVVTVPVPPELAFAVSQTVGSVRYRWDPFVREQHFADGATRPGKGVRTVTRSRHGLVMVSEYVSYVPPSHVGMKMVRGPWFFEVFAGGWRFAPGPDPDTTVATWRYSFRCRPAFLRPVAERIGTWLLGRDIRRRIAGFAAGCADPVVVAAARSDGER, encoded by the coding sequence GTGCCCGTCGTCGAATCGGTCGTCACCGTCCCCGTGCCCCCGGAACTGGCGTTCGCCGTGTCGCAGACCGTCGGGTCGGTGCGCTACCGGTGGGACCCGTTCGTCCGGGAGCAGCACTTCGCCGACGGGGCGACCCGGCCCGGCAAGGGGGTGCGCACGGTCACCCGCTCCCGACACGGGCTGGTCATGGTCAGCGAGTACGTCTCGTACGTCCCGCCGAGCCACGTGGGGATGAAGATGGTCCGGGGCCCGTGGTTCTTCGAGGTGTTCGCTGGCGGCTGGCGGTTCGCCCCCGGTCCCGATCCGGACACCACGGTCGCCACCTGGCGGTACAGCTTCCGCTGCCGCCCGGCGTTCCTGCGGCCGGTGGCGGAGCGGATCGGGACGTGGCTGCTCGGCCGGGACATCCGCCGCCGGATCGCCGGCTTCGCGGCCGGCTGCGCCGACCCGGTGGTGGTGGCCGCCGCCCGGTCGGATGGCGAGCGGTGA
- a CDS encoding ABC transporter permease, whose protein sequence is MAVAVTEPVERVRPVSARHFVRLKLRVMGNNFRGQGWRIALFVGGVIAGLWFAGTGFFLLAAPGLADESRYALMAAAFGGGLVVLGWLLLPLVFFGVDETLDPARFALLPISRRTLVTGLFAAALVSVPAVATLLAMTGLVLTSGLLGGTAAAVAAVVGVVAGLLLCVAASRAITSAFATMLRSRRVRDLAAVLLAVLAALLGPLQLVVLAAVQDADWDRLAGVARVVGWTPFGAPWTVGIDVAEGRAWAVPVKLLITVAAIGALLVWWSRSLESAMVGAASSGPAKTRSGPVGGAVAQLFPRVVGWARRDRFGALVARECRYWWRDARRRANLITIAVVGLFVPVMVNFGGASFTAGDGVELATPDSSPVTVSISMVFVGLLAAVTLANQFGFDGSAYAANVVAGVPGRLELQARMAAFSVYVLPMLAVVAVVLAVLLGRPAWLGVMAGSLLATYGAGLAINSIVSVLGAYSLPETSNPFALNSGAGIAKGLLTLVSMLGSAAAAVPMVVAAALLGDAWLWLAAPLGLGYGLGAALLGAYLAGDVLDNRAPELLTAVTPRR, encoded by the coding sequence GTGGCTGTCGCGGTGACGGAGCCCGTCGAGCGGGTCCGTCCCGTGTCGGCCCGTCACTTCGTCCGGCTCAAGCTGCGGGTGATGGGCAACAACTTCCGGGGTCAGGGCTGGCGGATCGCTCTCTTCGTCGGCGGCGTGATCGCCGGGCTCTGGTTCGCCGGCACCGGGTTCTTCCTGCTGGCCGCCCCGGGGCTGGCCGACGAGTCCCGGTACGCGCTGATGGCCGCCGCGTTCGGCGGGGGGCTGGTGGTGCTCGGCTGGCTGCTGCTGCCGCTGGTCTTCTTCGGCGTGGACGAGACGCTCGACCCGGCCCGGTTCGCGCTGCTGCCGATCTCCCGGCGCACCCTGGTCACCGGGCTGTTCGCCGCCGCACTGGTCAGTGTGCCGGCGGTGGCGACCCTGCTCGCCATGACCGGACTGGTGCTCACCTCGGGCCTGCTCGGTGGCACGGCGGCGGCCGTGGCCGCCGTGGTCGGGGTGGTCGCCGGGCTGCTGCTCTGCGTGGCGGCCAGCCGGGCGATCACCAGCGCCTTCGCCACCATGCTGCGGTCCCGGCGGGTCCGCGACCTGGCGGCCGTGCTGCTCGCCGTGCTCGCCGCGCTGCTCGGTCCGTTGCAGCTGGTGGTACTCGCCGCCGTGCAGGACGCCGACTGGGACCGGCTGGCCGGGGTGGCCCGGGTGGTCGGTTGGACCCCGTTCGGCGCTCCCTGGACGGTCGGCATCGACGTGGCCGAGGGGCGGGCGTGGGCGGTCCCGGTGAAACTGCTGATCACCGTAGCGGCCATCGGCGCGCTGCTGGTGTGGTGGTCCCGGTCGCTGGAGTCGGCGATGGTCGGGGCGGCCAGTTCCGGTCCGGCCAAGACCCGCAGCGGCCCGGTCGGCGGGGCGGTCGCGCAGCTTTTCCCGCGTGTGGTGGGCTGGGCCCGGCGGGACCGGTTCGGCGCGCTGGTGGCACGGGAGTGCCGCTACTGGTGGCGGGACGCCCGACGGCGGGCCAACCTGATCACGATCGCGGTGGTCGGGCTCTTCGTGCCGGTGATGGTCAACTTCGGCGGGGCCAGCTTCACGGCCGGGGACGGCGTGGAACTGGCCACCCCCGACTCCTCCCCGGTGACGGTCAGCATCTCGATGGTCTTCGTCGGTCTGCTCGCCGCGGTGACGTTGGCCAACCAGTTCGGTTTCGACGGCAGCGCGTACGCGGCCAACGTGGTCGCCGGGGTGCCCGGTCGGCTGGAGCTGCAAGCCCGGATGGCCGCGTTCTCGGTGTACGTGCTGCCGATGCTCGCCGTCGTCGCCGTCGTCCTGGCGGTGCTGCTCGGTCGGCCGGCGTGGCTGGGCGTGATGGCGGGCAGCCTGCTTGCCACGTACGGGGCGGGGCTGGCGATCAACTCGATCGTCTCGGTGCTGGGGGCGTACTCGCTGCCGGAGACGAGCAACCCCTTCGCGCTGAACAGTGGTGCCGGGATCGCCAAGGGCCTGCTGACCCTGGTCTCGATGCTCGGCTCGGCGGCCGCGGCGGTGCCGATGGTGGTCGCGGCGGCGCTGCTCGGCGACGCCTGGCTCTGGCTGGCCGCACCGCTGGGTCTCGGGTACGGGTTGGGCGCGGCGCTGCTCGGCGCGTACCTCGCCGGTGACGTGCTCGACAACCGGGCCCCGGAGCTGCTGACGGCGGTGACTCCCCGCCGCTGA
- a CDS encoding ABC transporter ATP-binding protein, which produces MTSAHPALQLRGLAKRFDTKVAVAGVDLDVPAGSFYGLLGPNGAGKTTTLSMAVGLLRPDAGGAWVLGQDVWGDPVRAKQLLGVMPDGVRLFDRLSGAELLAYHGLLRGMDPTVVDQRAAELLDVLALGDAGRTLVVDYSAGMKKKIGLACALLHGPRLLVLDEPFEAVDPVSAALIRDILHRYVVGGGTVVFSSHVMEVVERLCSHVAILADGTIKRVGTLDEVRGERSLEQVFVEVVGGRTATGEELSWLSR; this is translated from the coding sequence ATGACTTCTGCGCACCCGGCCCTTCAGCTGCGCGGGCTGGCCAAACGGTTCGACACCAAGGTCGCGGTGGCGGGCGTCGACCTCGACGTCCCGGCCGGGTCGTTCTACGGGCTGCTCGGCCCGAACGGCGCCGGCAAGACCACCACCCTGTCGATGGCCGTCGGCCTGCTGCGGCCGGACGCCGGTGGCGCCTGGGTGCTCGGGCAGGACGTCTGGGGTGACCCGGTCCGGGCGAAGCAGCTGCTCGGGGTGATGCCGGACGGCGTACGCCTCTTCGACCGGCTCAGCGGCGCGGAACTGCTGGCGTACCACGGCCTGCTGCGCGGCATGGACCCGACGGTGGTCGACCAGCGCGCGGCGGAGCTGCTCGACGTGCTCGCCCTGGGCGACGCCGGCCGGACCCTGGTGGTCGACTACTCGGCCGGGATGAAGAAGAAGATCGGGCTGGCCTGCGCGCTGCTGCACGGTCCCCGGCTGCTGGTGCTGGACGAGCCGTTCGAGGCGGTCGACCCGGTCTCGGCGGCGTTGATCCGCGACATCCTGCACCGGTACGTCGTCGGCGGCGGGACGGTGGTCTTCTCCAGCCACGTCATGGAGGTCGTGGAGCGCCTCTGCTCGCACGTGGCCATCCTCGCCGACGGGACGATCAAGCGGGTCGGCACCCTCGACGAGGTACGCGGGGAGCGCTCGCTGGAGCAGGTCTTCGTGGAGGTGGTCGGCGGACGCACCGCGACCGGCGAGGAGCTGTCGTGGCTGTCGCGGTGA
- a CDS encoding serine hydrolase domain-containing protein: protein MLIRALAALVLAVPAAPVHAPAPPVDAASIDSVVEAYREATGIPGMAVAVTRGREVVRAAGYGRTATGTPVTDRTLMAVASLSKSVTALAVMQLVDAGRVRLDAPVREYLPEFAMADDRAAAITVRHLLDQTSGMSDTTYRPFSGPTRRTLREVVASLRTARLAAAPGARFEYHNPNYQVAARLVEMVAGQPFDDYLRRHVFRPLGMTDSRTGATADDLPPDARGHRMVAGTAVALPEPPAFGAGSGGVLSTAHDMAAWLVAQNDRGRGPDGTPVVSAAALAETHRRPATGSYGLGWTIGETPSGAPLVDHTGGLITVTAYQALLPASGYGVVVLANAGSQYGDAPDLGARLVDLIEGRLVSPAPSAAPLALIDVGLLLLTIGAGFLAVRGVRRSRRWAERRRPGPAALVRLLPYLLPLPLLVWPHRVVSYLYRGMDISRLQAAYLYPTVTLLLAVGALGCVAVLVARVGRMLRARA, encoded by the coding sequence GTGCTGATCCGCGCCCTCGCCGCCCTCGTCCTCGCCGTTCCGGCCGCCCCCGTCCACGCACCCGCTCCCCCGGTCGACGCCGCCTCGATCGATTCCGTCGTCGAGGCGTACCGCGAAGCGACCGGCATCCCCGGGATGGCTGTCGCCGTGACCCGGGGCCGCGAGGTGGTACGCGCCGCCGGGTACGGGCGCACCGCGACCGGAACTCCCGTCACTGACCGCACGCTCATGGCCGTCGCCTCGCTCAGCAAGTCCGTCACCGCGCTCGCCGTGATGCAACTGGTGGACGCCGGGCGGGTCCGGTTGGACGCGCCGGTCCGGGAGTACCTGCCGGAGTTCGCCATGGCCGACGACCGCGCCGCCGCGATCACCGTGCGCCACCTGCTCGACCAGACCTCCGGCATGTCCGACACGACGTACCGGCCGTTCAGCGGGCCCACCCGGCGGACTCTCCGGGAGGTGGTCGCGTCGTTGCGGACCGCCCGGCTGGCGGCGGCCCCCGGTGCCCGGTTCGAGTACCACAACCCGAACTACCAGGTCGCCGCCCGGCTCGTCGAGATGGTCGCCGGCCAGCCGTTCGACGACTATCTGCGCCGACACGTGTTCCGGCCGCTCGGGATGACCGACAGCCGCACCGGCGCCACCGCCGACGACCTGCCGCCCGACGCCCGGGGACACCGGATGGTCGCCGGGACGGCCGTCGCCCTGCCGGAACCGCCGGCCTTCGGCGCCGGCTCGGGCGGGGTGCTCAGCACCGCGCACGACATGGCCGCCTGGCTGGTCGCCCAGAACGACCGGGGACGCGGCCCGGACGGTACGCCGGTGGTCTCCGCCGCCGCGCTGGCCGAGACACACCGCCGGCCCGCGACCGGCTCGTACGGTCTGGGCTGGACCATCGGCGAGACGCCGTCCGGCGCGCCGCTGGTCGACCACACGGGTGGTCTGATCACCGTCACCGCGTACCAGGCCCTGCTCCCGGCCAGCGGGTACGGCGTCGTGGTCCTCGCGAACGCCGGGAGCCAGTACGGGGACGCCCCCGATCTCGGCGCGCGTCTCGTCGACCTGATCGAGGGGCGTCTGGTGTCCCCGGCTCCCTCGGCCGCCCCGCTGGCCCTGATCGACGTCGGGTTGCTCCTGCTCACGATCGGTGCCGGGTTCCTGGCCGTCCGGGGCGTCCGGCGGTCCCGGCGCTGGGCGGAGCGGCGTCGCCCCGGCCCGGCCGCCCTCGTCCGGTTGCTGCCGTACCTGCTTCCCCTGCCGCTCCTGGTCTGGCCGCACCGGGTGGTGAGCTACCTCTACCGGGGCATGGACATCTCCCGGCTCCAGGCCGCCTACCTGTATCCGACGGTCACGCTGCTGCTGGCGGTCGGGGCGCTGGGCTGCGTCGCGGTGCTCGTCGCACGGGTGGGACGCATGCTCCGCGCCCGCGCTTAG
- a CDS encoding sensor histidine kinase yields MAPPARTLAPVPPRLWRWAWIALDALAAAAVVAAVVLMRPASGWWVWCLAGLLGLPLAVRRWWPVPVLVVVLVTTATALVVGIGVEIVVYVVAVALYPVALSSARAAAWGLAAALGGVLVPGLVDAFTTGLPLVPARENVESFSTTPVTVTGYGTAVVAASWALAWAVRTRQRHASQLTDLRVARAIAEERLRIARDVHDVVGHSLSLITMQAAVANHLGSGREAALRTIEQASRSALDDVRTVLGGLREQDAPGDTAGSPGPVDLDRLVEETRAAGVAVTVDRADLSRVPAGVRTSAYRIVQEALTNVRRHARATRCRVTVAATDDGLSLAVVDDGTPRRSDRPGHGLLGMRERATLHGGTLTVGPEPDGGFAVRATLPFRT; encoded by the coding sequence GTGGCACCACCGGCGAGGACCCTCGCGCCCGTTCCGCCCCGGCTGTGGCGGTGGGCCTGGATCGCGCTGGACGCGCTGGCCGCGGCGGCCGTGGTGGCGGCGGTGGTGCTGATGAGACCCGCCTCGGGCTGGTGGGTGTGGTGCCTGGCCGGGCTGCTCGGGCTGCCGCTGGCGGTCCGCCGGTGGTGGCCGGTGCCGGTCCTCGTCGTGGTGCTGGTGACCACGGCCACCGCGTTGGTCGTGGGGATCGGCGTCGAGATCGTCGTGTACGTGGTGGCGGTGGCGCTCTACCCCGTGGCGCTGTCGTCGGCCCGGGCCGCCGCCTGGGGCCTCGCCGCCGCCCTCGGTGGTGTGCTGGTGCCGGGCCTGGTCGACGCGTTCACCACCGGGCTGCCCCTCGTCCCGGCCCGGGAGAACGTGGAGTCCTTCTCCACCACGCCGGTGACGGTGACCGGCTACGGCACGGCGGTCGTCGCCGCCTCGTGGGCCCTGGCCTGGGCGGTCCGTACCCGGCAGCGGCACGCCAGCCAACTCACCGATCTGCGGGTCGCGCGGGCGATCGCCGAGGAACGGCTGCGCATCGCGCGGGACGTGCACGACGTGGTGGGCCACAGCCTGAGCCTGATCACCATGCAGGCAGCGGTCGCGAACCACCTGGGCAGCGGACGGGAGGCCGCGTTGCGCACCATCGAACAGGCGAGCCGGAGCGCGCTGGACGACGTCCGGACGGTCCTCGGCGGGCTGCGTGAGCAGGACGCTCCCGGGGACACCGCTGGCTCACCGGGCCCGGTCGACCTGGACCGGCTCGTCGAGGAGACCCGGGCGGCCGGCGTGGCGGTCACCGTCGACCGGGCGGACCTGTCACGCGTACCGGCCGGGGTACGGACCTCGGCGTACCGGATCGTGCAGGAGGCGTTGACGAACGTACGCCGCCACGCCCGTGCCACCCGGTGCCGGGTCACCGTCGCGGCGACCGACGACGGGCTCAGCCTGGCCGTGGTGGACGACGGCACGCCCCGGCGGAGCGACCGACCCGGTCACGGGTTGCTGGGCATGCGGGAACGGGCCACCCTGCACGGCGGCACTCTGACCGTCGGACCCGAGCCGGACGGTGGGTTCGCCGTCCGCGCGACCCTGCCCTTCCGGACATGA
- a CDS encoding response regulator, whose product MTTAVVRVLLADDEPLFRGTVSRLVDATPGMAVAGEAGTGRAAVALAAARRPDVVVMDVRMPDLDGIAATARITAVADPPRVLVLTAFDLDDHVYRALQAGASGFVFKDITPSRLVNAIRTVAAGESLLAPSVTRRLIAGHVPRRVPRRRLDGVTPREHEVLALVTRGLSNDEIEATLHISRGTLKTHIGSLLAKLAARDRAQLVIAGYEAGLADP is encoded by the coding sequence ATGACCACCGCAGTGGTCCGGGTCCTGCTGGCGGACGACGAACCGCTGTTCCGGGGCACGGTGAGCCGGCTGGTCGACGCGACCCCGGGGATGGCGGTGGCCGGCGAGGCCGGCACCGGCCGGGCGGCGGTCGCGCTCGCCGCCGCCCGCCGGCCCGACGTCGTCGTCATGGACGTACGGATGCCCGATCTCGACGGCATTGCCGCCACCGCCCGGATCACCGCCGTGGCGGACCCTCCACGGGTCCTGGTGCTCACCGCGTTCGACCTGGACGACCACGTCTACCGGGCGTTGCAAGCCGGGGCGAGCGGCTTCGTCTTCAAGGACATCACCCCGTCCCGGCTGGTCAACGCGATCCGGACGGTGGCGGCCGGCGAGTCGCTGCTCGCGCCGAGCGTGACCCGGCGGCTCATCGCCGGCCACGTTCCCCGCCGTGTGCCCCGGCGTCGGCTCGACGGGGTGACCCCGCGCGAGCACGAGGTGCTCGCGCTGGTCACGCGGGGCCTGTCCAACGACGAGATCGAGGCGACCCTGCACATCAGCCGGGGCACCCTCAAGACCCACATCGGTAGCCTGCTCGCCAAGCTGGCGGCCCGGGACCGGGCGCAACTGGTCATCGCCGGCTACGAGGCCGGCCTGGCCGACCCCTGA
- a CDS encoding cation acetate symporter: protein MDNGYVVPAIVAVTLATFAIGFYGLRVARTTSDFLVASRAVSPTWNAAAIGGEYLSAASFLGIAGLILKYGVDVLWYPVGFAAGYLALLLFVAAPLRRSGAFTLPDFCELRLHSRRLRALATVFVIFIGWLYLVPQLQGAGLTLTTLTGSPYPVGALVVAVVVIANVALGGMRAITFVQAFQYWLKLTALAVPVIFLVLQWQADGRPEVTPPDGPAFRTATTVVVDHPATLTLADGTTREVRPGDELAFAAGDPVPAVSGVVTDAADWLLPSAAGDDDQGLFATYSLILATFLGTMGLPHVLVRFYTNPDGAAARRTTLVVLAMVGAFYLLPTLYGVLGRVYTPQLLVTGQTDAVVVLLPGAALGDGVTGRLLAALVAAGAFAAFLSTSSGLLTSVAGVISTDVLGRGSVRGFRLATVIAGAAPALLALNVSGMDVSQVVGLAFAVAASSFCPLLVLGIWWRGLTDVGAAAGILTGGGAAVAAVLLTVVGPPLTGWPATLIAQPAAWTVPLAFTVMVAVSVASRRRLPADVATTMLRLHTPESLRL, encoded by the coding sequence GTGGACAACGGTTACGTGGTGCCGGCGATCGTGGCGGTCACCCTGGCCACGTTCGCCATCGGCTTCTACGGGCTGCGGGTGGCCCGGACCACCTCCGACTTCCTGGTCGCCTCGCGCGCGGTCAGCCCGACCTGGAACGCCGCCGCGATCGGCGGGGAGTACCTCTCCGCGGCCTCCTTCCTCGGCATCGCCGGGCTGATCCTCAAGTACGGCGTCGACGTGCTCTGGTACCCGGTCGGCTTCGCCGCCGGCTACCTGGCGCTGCTGCTGTTCGTGGCCGCCCCGCTGCGCCGTTCCGGGGCGTTCACCCTGCCGGACTTCTGCGAGCTGCGGCTGCACTCGCGCCGGCTGCGGGCGCTCGCCACGGTCTTCGTGATCTTCATCGGCTGGCTCTACCTGGTGCCGCAGCTCCAGGGGGCGGGACTGACCCTGACCACGCTGACCGGCTCGCCGTACCCGGTCGGAGCGCTGGTCGTCGCGGTGGTGGTCATCGCCAACGTGGCGCTCGGCGGAATGCGGGCGATCACCTTCGTGCAGGCGTTCCAGTACTGGCTGAAACTGACCGCGCTCGCCGTACCGGTGATCTTCCTGGTGTTGCAGTGGCAGGCCGACGGGCGCCCCGAGGTGACCCCGCCCGACGGACCGGCGTTCCGGACCGCGACCACCGTCGTGGTCGACCACCCGGCCACCCTCACGCTCGCCGACGGCACCACCCGCGAGGTACGCCCCGGCGACGAGTTGGCCTTCGCTGCCGGCGACCCGGTGCCGGCGGTCTCCGGCGTGGTCACCGACGCGGCCGACTGGCTGCTGCCGAGCGCCGCCGGGGACGACGACCAGGGCCTCTTCGCCACCTACTCGCTGATCCTGGCCACCTTCCTCGGCACCATGGGACTGCCACACGTGCTGGTGCGCTTCTACACCAACCCGGACGGCGCGGCGGCCCGGCGGACGACCCTGGTGGTGCTGGCCATGGTCGGCGCCTTCTACCTGCTGCCCACCCTGTACGGCGTGCTCGGCCGGGTCTACACCCCGCAGCTGCTGGTGACCGGGCAGACCGACGCGGTGGTGGTGCTCCTGCCCGGCGCCGCGCTCGGCGACGGGGTGACCGGCCGGCTACTCGCCGCGCTGGTCGCCGCCGGGGCGTTCGCGGCGTTCCTCTCCACCTCGTCCGGGCTGCTCACCAGCGTCGCCGGGGTGATCTCCACCGACGTCCTCGGACGCGGGTCGGTCCGTGGCTTCCGGCTGGCCACCGTGATCGCCGGGGCGGCACCGGCGCTGCTGGCCCTCAACGTCTCGGGGATGGACGTCTCCCAGGTGGTGGGGCTCGCCTTCGCGGTGGCCGCGTCCAGCTTCTGCCCGCTGCTGGTGCTCGGCATCTGGTGGCGGGGGCTGACCGACGTGGGGGCCGCCGCCGGCATCCTCACCGGTGGCGGGGCGGCGGTCGCCGCCGTGCTGCTGACCGTGGTCGGTCCACCCCTGACCGGGTGGCCCGCGACGCTCATCGCCCAACCGGCCGCCTGGACGGTGCCGCTCGCGTTCACGGTCATGGTGGCGGTCTCGGTGGCCTCCCGCCGCCGCCTGCCCGCCGACGTCGCCACCACCATGCTCCGCCTGCACACTCCCGAGTCCCTGCGGTTGTAG
- a CDS encoding carboxypeptidase regulatory-like domain-containing protein, whose amino-acid sequence MRLSLLRRTGLVGAVVASLIAPGAIPAQAAGTGTVSGRLTTSTGAGAADVSVYVYEPRNFFAIGWTHTDADGNWSVPDLAAGSYAVGFKLTDGPEQFYRQQTTPWDADRITVTADGATTVDEQLLPTGTISGQIRDTAGNPVVDLLLEARRVDTDEVVYTRTGPDGRYRMSAWVGTHRISFEPIEGLWQRQYVPGEIDEEEAGRYTVTAGSETVVDDTVLPTGSLSGTLTSATGTPIGDAYVGVNTVNMRGGADTRTAADGTFAVPTLLAGSYKIMFDTGDRQQYYDGKLTHEAADVVTVQGGQNTTVTESMLGTGSVQVAAVDSVTGAPIADFCVSPGGCSNGTGKVTVTELPEGRHDLYLYTNSRRYFARDLLGVRVRAGQTTQVSPKMRPGAVITTTVVDAQTGAALPDVCLAAFLPKRAALLDGYGNCSDRLGRISVGPLATGTYKLFATPSRDTYGRQWVGPAGGTGDERQATPVEATAGTVVTGPQVRIDRAGTVSGVVTDATTGAPLRDVFVSVLTGHPGVGAEDATTDEDGRYTLTKLGPYAWPVVFASRPYGYQWSGNAVSRFTATPVPVTAGGTTTHDMAMRAAGSRATGAVTTPDGTPFTGGYVVARSADTGDVAATDWVENGRYDMPVLGQQRVYFTYDLTLGEEFVSGTYKLPDADGVLRIARFTVPATGTLTADLVVSTG is encoded by the coding sequence ATGCGACTGTCCCTCCTGCGACGCACCGGCCTGGTCGGTGCCGTCGTGGCGTCCCTCATCGCGCCCGGGGCGATCCCCGCGCAGGCGGCGGGAACCGGCACGGTCAGCGGACGGCTGACCACCAGCACCGGAGCCGGTGCCGCCGACGTCTCGGTGTACGTCTACGAGCCGAGGAACTTCTTCGCCATCGGCTGGACCCACACCGACGCAGACGGCAACTGGTCCGTCCCCGACCTGGCCGCCGGCAGCTACGCGGTGGGCTTCAAGCTGACCGACGGCCCGGAGCAGTTCTACCGGCAGCAGACGACGCCGTGGGACGCCGACCGGATCACCGTCACCGCGGACGGGGCCACCACGGTCGACGAGCAGCTCCTCCCCACCGGCACCATCAGCGGCCAGATCCGGGACACCGCCGGCAACCCGGTGGTGGACCTTCTGCTGGAGGCGCGCAGGGTCGACACCGACGAGGTGGTGTACACCCGCACCGGACCCGACGGGCGCTACCGGATGTCGGCGTGGGTCGGCACCCACCGGATCTCCTTCGAGCCGATCGAGGGGCTGTGGCAGCGCCAGTACGTCCCCGGCGAGATCGACGAGGAGGAGGCCGGTCGGTACACCGTCACCGCCGGTTCGGAGACCGTCGTCGACGACACCGTGCTCCCCACCGGCAGCCTCTCCGGGACGCTGACCAGCGCCACGGGCACGCCGATCGGGGACGCCTACGTCGGGGTGAACACGGTGAACATGCGCGGCGGGGCGGACACCCGCACCGCCGCCGACGGCACCTTCGCCGTCCCGACGCTGCTCGCCGGTTCTTACAAGATCATGTTCGACACGGGTGACCGGCAGCAGTACTACGACGGCAAGCTCACCCACGAGGCGGCCGACGTGGTCACCGTGCAGGGCGGCCAGAACACCACCGTCACCGAGAGCATGCTCGGTACCGGATCGGTGCAGGTCGCCGCTGTCGACTCGGTCACCGGAGCCCCGATCGCCGACTTCTGCGTCTCCCCCGGGGGGTGCAGCAACGGCACCGGGAAGGTCACCGTCACCGAGCTGCCCGAGGGCCGGCACGACCTCTACCTCTACACCAACTCCCGTCGGTACTTCGCGCGGGACCTGCTCGGCGTCCGGGTGCGGGCCGGGCAGACCACGCAGGTCTCCCCGAAGATGCGTCCGGGTGCGGTGATCACCACGACGGTCGTCGACGCGCAGACCGGCGCGGCGCTGCCGGACGTCTGCCTCGCCGCCTTCCTGCCCAAGCGGGCGGCCCTGCTCGACGGGTACGGCAACTGCTCCGACCGGCTCGGCCGGATCAGCGTCGGTCCGCTCGCCACCGGCACGTACAAGCTCTTCGCCACGCCGAGCAGGGACACGTACGGGCGGCAGTGGGTCGGCCCGGCCGGCGGCACCGGGGACGAGCGGCAGGCGACGCCGGTCGAGGCAACCGCCGGCACGGTGGTGACCGGTCCGCAGGTCCGGATCGACCGGGCGGGCACGGTCAGCGGCGTGGTGACCGACGCGACGACCGGCGCTCCCCTGCGCGACGTCTTCGTCTCGGTGCTCACCGGCCACCCGGGCGTCGGGGCGGAGGACGCGACCACCGACGAGGACGGCCGCTACACCCTGACGAAGCTCGGCCCGTACGCCTGGCCGGTGGTCTTCGCCTCCCGCCCGTACGGTTACCAGTGGTCGGGGAACGCGGTCAGCCGGTTCACCGCCACCCCGGTACCGGTCACCGCCGGCGGCACCACCACCCACGACATGGCGATGCGGGCCGCCGGCAGCCGGGCCACCGGCGCGGTCACCACCCCGGACGGCACGCCGTTCACCGGAGGTTACGTGGTCGCCCGCAGCGCCGACACCGGTGACGTCGCGGCGACCGACTGGGTCGAGAACGGTCGGTACGACATGCCGGTCCTCGGTCAGCAGCGGGTTTACTTCACCTACGACCTGACGCTCGGGGAGGAGTTCGTCTCCGGGACGTACAAGCTGCCGGACGCCGACGGCGTCCTCCGGATCGCGCGGTTCACCGTGCCGGCCACCGGGACGCTCACCGCCGACCTGGTGGTGTCCACAGGCTGA